From Paenibacillus graminis, a single genomic window includes:
- the ylqF gene encoding ribosome biogenesis GTPase YlqF: protein MAIQWFPGHMTKARRQIEDKLKLIDVCIELLDSRLPLSSRNPMIDDILRDKPRLIILNKADLADPEATRKWLAFFKAEGHVAHPVDAATGTGIKDIPEQVKLLLKDKIDRQIAKGMNPRPSRALIVGIPNVGKSTLINRMAGKNIAATGDRPGVTKGQQWIKTGGNLELLDTPGILWPKFEDQEVGYRLAVTGAIKEEILNIEDIAFFAVKYLVKDYGASFQERFGIEKLPEDLKNPDEIVAVMEAVGRKRGCLISGGRVDLEKASRILLHDLRAGKLGRFTLETP from the coding sequence ATGGCCATTCAATGGTTTCCTGGTCATATGACGAAGGCTAGGCGGCAAATCGAGGATAAGCTGAAGCTGATTGATGTGTGTATAGAACTGCTCGATTCCCGTCTGCCGCTTTCCAGCCGCAATCCGATGATTGACGATATTTTGCGGGACAAGCCAAGGCTGATTATTCTGAATAAGGCGGACTTGGCAGACCCTGAGGCTACACGGAAATGGCTGGCCTTTTTCAAAGCGGAAGGCCATGTTGCCCATCCGGTGGATGCGGCTACAGGCACAGGCATCAAAGACATTCCCGAACAGGTGAAGCTGCTGCTTAAGGACAAAATCGACCGGCAGATTGCTAAAGGGATGAACCCGCGGCCCAGCCGGGCGCTGATCGTTGGAATTCCCAATGTGGGCAAATCTACGCTCATCAACCGCATGGCGGGCAAAAATATCGCTGCAACCGGTGACCGTCCGGGTGTGACCAAAGGACAGCAATGGATTAAGACCGGCGGAAATCTGGAGCTTCTCGATACTCCCGGGATTCTGTGGCCCAAATTCGAGGACCAGGAAGTCGGCTACCGTCTGGCGGTAACCGGTGCAATCAAAGAGGAAATCCTGAACATTGAGGATATCGCTTTTTTTGCGGTGAAGTACTTGGTTAAGGATTATGGCGCAAGTTTCCAGGAACGGTTTGGAATCGAGAAGCTTCCTGAAGATTTGAAAAATCCGGATGAAATTGTAGCGGTTATGGAAGCTGTAGGGCGTAAACGCGGTTGCCTGATCAGCGGCGGACGGGTGGATCTGGAAAAGGCTTCGCGGATCCTGCTGCATGACCTGCGGGCAGGCAAACTGGGACGTTTTACGCTGGAGACACCTTAA
- the rimM gene encoding ribosome maturation factor RimM (Essential for efficient processing of 16S rRNA), which yields MTEELNVGRLVNTHGIRGEIKILSSTDFPEVRFAPGKKLLVVPADGSPKFEVTVESSREHKGMYIVRLMGYTNINQIEKYKGSLLKVPSGDLVELPENEYYFHQIVGCEVYTDEDDSQPLGTIKEILQPGANDVWVVKPAKGQDILIPVINDVVLDVDIQAKKITVHLMEGLLP from the coding sequence ATGACGGAAGAGCTGAACGTAGGCAGGCTGGTCAATACACATGGAATCCGCGGGGAGATCAAAATATTGTCCTCCACCGATTTTCCGGAGGTCCGTTTTGCACCGGGCAAAAAGCTGCTCGTGGTTCCCGCCGATGGAAGCCCGAAATTCGAGGTGACGGTGGAATCCTCCCGCGAGCATAAAGGGATGTATATTGTCAGATTAATGGGATATACCAACATCAATCAGATCGAGAAATATAAAGGAAGTCTCCTGAAGGTCCCCAGCGGGGATTTGGTGGAGCTGCCGGAAAATGAATATTATTTCCACCAGATCGTTGGCTGTGAGGTGTATACTGATGAGGATGACAGTCAGCCGCTGGGCACCATAAAAGAAATTCTGCAGCCCGGGGCCAATGATGTATGGGTGGTGAAGCCGGCTAAAGGTCAGGATATTCTGATTCCGGTCATTAACGACGTTGTGCTCGACGTAGATATTCAGGCCAAAAAAATCACGGTGCATCTGATGGAAGGGCTGCTGCCATGA
- the lepB gene encoding signal peptidase I, producing MQQDLQQGQGEVVEPDGKNPRKPKNEVLEWVKAIAIALVLVILIRWLLFKPFIVDGPSMQPNFHTGERVIVNEILYDIRSPQRGEVIVFHVPSEGRDFIKRVIGVAGDTVKVEGDVVTVNGKPVNESYIQGAIDEAHNNNALYNNKNFPNEEFTDGTVPEGHVFVMGDNRSDSTDSRMIGYVPLGDIVGRADLIFWPVKDISVINH from the coding sequence ATGCAGCAGGATTTGCAGCAGGGACAAGGTGAGGTTGTTGAGCCTGACGGCAAGAATCCCCGCAAGCCCAAAAATGAAGTATTGGAATGGGTGAAGGCCATTGCCATTGCTTTGGTTCTGGTGATTCTGATTCGTTGGCTTTTGTTCAAGCCGTTTATTGTGGATGGGCCTTCCATGCAGCCGAATTTTCATACCGGTGAGCGTGTGATCGTCAATGAAATCTTATACGACATCCGTTCGCCTCAGCGGGGTGAGGTCATTGTGTTCCATGTGCCTTCTGAAGGAAGAGATTTCATTAAGCGTGTAATCGGTGTAGCCGGGGATACGGTGAAGGTTGAAGGCGATGTCGTTACTGTGAACGGCAAGCCGGTGAATGAAAGTTATATTCAAGGCGCGATTGACGAGGCGCACAATAACAACGCACTGTATAACAACAAGAATTTCCCCAATGAAGAATTTACGGATGGAACCGTTCCGGAAGGGCATGTCTTTGTAATGGGAGACAACCGTTCGGACAGTACCGACAGCCGCATGATCGGTTATGTGCCGCTGGGTGATATTGTCGGCCGTGCGGACCTGATCTTTTGGCCGGTAAAGGATATTTCAGTGATTAACCATTAA
- the rplS gene encoding 50S ribosomal protein L19, translated as MNILQAITQEQLRKDIPSFRPGDTLKVHVKVIEGTRERIQLFEGVVIKRRGGGISETFTVRKISYGVGVERTFPINSPKIEKIEVARRGKVRRAKLYYLRDLRGKAARIKEIRR; from the coding sequence ATGAATATCCTACAAGCAATTACGCAAGAGCAGCTTCGCAAAGATATCCCGAGTTTTCGCCCGGGTGACACTTTGAAAGTGCATGTAAAAGTTATTGAAGGAACTCGTGAACGGATCCAGTTGTTCGAAGGCGTTGTAATCAAGCGCCGCGGCGGTGGAATCAGTGAGACTTTTACGGTTCGTAAAATCTCTTACGGTGTTGGTGTGGAAAGAACTTTCCCAATCAACTCGCCTAAGATCGAGAAAATTGAAGTGGCTCGCCGTGGTAAAGTGCGTCGTGCGAAGCTCTATTACCTTCGTGACCTGCGCGGTAAAGCTGCAAGAATCAAAGAAATCCGTCGCTAG
- a CDS encoding helix-turn-helix domain-containing protein, with the protein MPRLYYEVIHKSIDFIEQHLDEELNLDRIAREAGFSKFHFHRIFQKYVGKSPAEYIRTRKLSSAARLLLYSEERILDIAVHYGFESQEAFTRAFKRLYALPPAEYRAQMKLFIQEREEFTMSEIKGWLITGTAPGNYKASLDMQIYHGGRNSVSLERTAADSPDGAEFGTLMQQFDAKNYLGKRMRFAGFIRTCEVSGWCGLWMRIDDKLQNLLGFDNMQYRNIKGTNDWNYYACVLDIPEEAACINIGILLTGSGKVWLDDCTFEEVGTDIAVTDIRTRTENFPLEPQNLKFEA; encoded by the coding sequence GTGCCCAGGCTGTATTACGAAGTAATTCACAAAAGTATTGATTTTATTGAGCAGCATTTGGATGAGGAATTAAACTTGGACCGAATCGCGAGAGAAGCTGGCTTCTCTAAATTCCACTTCCACCGGATCTTTCAGAAATATGTGGGGAAAAGTCCGGCGGAATATATCCGCACCCGGAAGTTAAGCTCTGCCGCCCGTCTTCTGCTCTATTCCGAGGAACGGATTTTGGATATAGCAGTACATTACGGCTTTGAAAGCCAGGAGGCTTTTACAAGAGCGTTTAAAAGGCTTTATGCCCTCCCCCCTGCTGAGTATAGGGCACAAATGAAACTATTCATTCAAGAAAGAGAGGAATTCACTATGTCCGAAATTAAAGGTTGGCTCATCACCGGAACAGCCCCCGGCAATTACAAAGCATCGTTAGATATGCAAATTTATCACGGAGGCAGAAACTCCGTATCTTTGGAGCGAACAGCCGCTGATTCGCCGGACGGGGCTGAATTCGGCACCTTAATGCAGCAGTTTGACGCTAAAAATTATTTGGGAAAACGGATGCGGTTTGCAGGTTTTATACGTACTTGCGAGGTCAGCGGCTGGTGCGGTTTATGGATGCGCATTGATGATAAGCTGCAAAATTTGCTCGGCTTTGACAATATGCAATACAGAAACATTAAAGGAACAAATGACTGGAATTATTACGCTTGTGTCCTGGATATCCCGGAGGAGGCGGCTTGCATCAATATCGGCATTCTCCTTACGGGAAGCGGTAAAGTGTGGCTTGATGATTGTACCTTTGAAGAGGTAGGGACGGACATTGCGGTTACCGACATCCGCACACGGACAGAAAACTTCCCACTGGAGCCCCAGAATCTCAAGTTTGAAGCTTAA
- the trmD gene encoding tRNA (guanosine(37)-N1)-methyltransferase TrmD, whose translation MRIDVLTLFPEMCEGVFSTSILGKAREKGIVSLNAVNFRDYSGNKHNSVDDTPYGGGGGMVLKPDPIFAAVEHVLAASGNLELSGWEGEQVGEANNVHLPHGNGESAVVNGGSTTRAQPRIILMCPQGRTYNQQIAEELAREEHLIFICGHYEGYDERIREHLVTDELSIGDYVLTGGELPALTVIDSIVRLQPGALGNETSAVTDSFSTGLLEYPHYTRPAEFRGWKVPDILLSGHHANIEVWRREQALQRTLERRPDLLETVELTAKDKATLKRLKEQGSNKN comes from the coding sequence ATGCGGATCGATGTGCTGACGCTTTTTCCGGAAATGTGTGAGGGCGTATTCAGCACTAGTATTCTTGGCAAGGCCCGTGAAAAAGGCATCGTCTCGCTGAATGCGGTCAATTTCCGTGACTACTCGGGGAACAAACACAACAGTGTTGATGATACGCCTTATGGCGGCGGCGGGGGAATGGTGCTGAAGCCTGACCCTATATTTGCCGCAGTGGAGCATGTGCTAGCCGCTTCCGGCAATCTGGAGCTGTCTGGATGGGAAGGCGAACAAGTTGGTGAAGCGAATAATGTGCATCTCCCGCATGGTAATGGAGAATCTGCTGTTGTTAACGGGGGAAGTACCACCCGGGCGCAGCCGCGCATCATTCTGATGTGTCCGCAAGGCCGGACCTATAATCAGCAGATTGCCGAGGAATTGGCACGGGAAGAGCATCTGATTTTTATCTGTGGCCATTATGAAGGTTATGATGAGCGGATCCGGGAACATTTGGTGACCGATGAGCTCTCTATTGGGGACTATGTCCTGACCGGGGGCGAGCTGCCTGCGCTGACGGTAATTGACTCGATTGTGCGGCTGCAGCCCGGGGCGCTGGGAAATGAGACTTCAGCGGTGACAGATTCGTTCAGCACAGGTCTGCTGGAGTATCCGCATTATACCCGTCCGGCGGAGTTCCGCGGCTGGAAGGTGCCGGATATTCTGCTCAGCGGGCATCATGCCAACATTGAAGTGTGGCGGCGGGAGCAGGCCCTGCAGCGGACGTTGGAGCGCCGGCCGGATCTGCTGGAGACAGTTGAACTAACGGCAAAGGACAAGGCGACGCTCAAACGCCTGAAAGAACAAGGCAGCAATAAGAATTAG
- a CDS encoding DUF5823 family protein, translating into MFVFIVEIIKISIQFIADLISGELPGYFYIWCGVFLVYSFIYACLEMRTRLTAAELAESFFLECASHLAGWIIGILAARASVYLIEDGISQHHKLALYKIGLLLLISYDFSAIFSSVTNKAFAQRNIAEICAFIVGMTATYLLFILCRDSILQGLILSQTYVVTLSILSGVFALLYKISLRTAGAPKNSQL; encoded by the coding sequence TTGTTTGTATTCATCGTAGAAATCATTAAAATATCCATTCAATTTATCGCCGATTTAATATCCGGGGAGCTGCCTGGATATTTCTACATCTGGTGCGGTGTGTTTCTGGTCTATTCGTTCATCTATGCCTGCCTGGAGATGCGGACAAGGCTGACTGCTGCAGAATTGGCAGAAAGCTTCTTCCTTGAGTGTGCTTCACATCTTGCTGGCTGGATCATCGGTATCCTGGCGGCACGAGCATCCGTATACCTCATTGAGGATGGAATTTCTCAACACCACAAGCTTGCTCTCTATAAAATAGGCTTGCTGCTGCTGATTTCGTATGACTTTTCTGCGATCTTTTCGAGCGTTACTAACAAAGCTTTTGCCCAGCGAAATATTGCTGAAATATGCGCCTTTATTGTAGGTATGACTGCGACATATTTATTATTTATATTGTGCAGAGATTCCATTCTGCAAGGGCTCATCCTATCACAGACTTATGTCGTTACATTGTCCATCCTCAGCGGTGTTTTTGCACTTTTATACAAAATTTCATTGAGAACAGCTGGGGCACCAAAAAATTCCCAACTCTAA